The following DNA comes from Vibrio gigantis.
AACCAGTAGAAACTGAATCGCCTTCAGCTACTTTGATTTCTTTAACGATACCCGCTTGAGACGCTGGAACTTCCATTGAAGCTTTGTCGCCTTCAACAGTGATCAGTGACTGCTCTTCTTCAACCTTGTCGCCAACGTTTACAAGAATCTCAGTTACTTCAACCTCGTCAGCACCGATGTCTGGTACATTAATTTCGATTGTCATTGTATTTACCTACCTTAATGCCAGTCTTATGCGTATTGCGGGTTAGTTTTTTCAGTGTCGATATCGAACTTAGCAATTGCTTCAACAACTACTGATTTCTCGATGTCACCACGTTTAGCCAGTTCAGTTAGAGCTGCAACTACGATGTAGCCAGCATTAACTTCGAAGTGACGACGTAGGTTTGCACGGCTGTCTGAGCGGCCGAAACCATCTGTACCAAGTACTTTGTAAGACTCAGTTGGCATGTACGCACGTACTTGCTCAGCGTAGTTCTTCATGTAATCAGTCACTGCGATTGCAGGTTCTTTACCAAGAACAGTCGTGATGTACGGTACTTTCTCTTCAGCTTCTGGGTGAAGCATGTTGTCACGCTCTACCGCTTGGCCGTCACGAGTTAGTTCGTTGAACGATGTTACTGAGAATACGTCAGATGCTACGCCGTACTCTTCGCTTAGAATTTCAGCCGCTTTACGCGCTTCGTTCATGATAGTACCAGAGCTCATTAGTTGAACTTTGCCCTTAGCACCAGCGTGAGATTCAAGCTTGTAGATACCTTTACGGATGCCTTCTTCAGCGCCTTCTGGCATTGCTGGCATTGCGTAGTTCTCGTTCATTACTGTTAGGTAGTAGTAAACATTCTCTTGCTCAGGACCGTACATGCGACGGATACCGTCTTGCATGATTACTGCTAGCTCGTAAGCGAACGTTGGGTCGTAAGAGATACAGTTAGGGATAGTGTTCGCTTGAATGTGCGAGTGACCATCTTCGTGCTGTAGACCTTCACCGTTCAGTGTCGTACGACCAGCTGTAGCACCTAGTAGGAAGCCACGAGCTTGTTGGTCACCTGCTAGCCATGCCATGTCACCAATACGTTGGAAACCGAACATTGAGTAGTAGATGTAGAACGGGATCATTGGTAGGTCGTTCGTGCTGTATGAAGTTGCCGCTGCAACCCATGAAGCCATAGAACCTAGCTCGTTGATACCTTCTTGAAGTACTTGACCAGACGTTGCTTCTTTGTAGTAAGAAACGATGCCTTTATCTTCAGGTGTGTATTCTTGACCGTGTGGGTTGTAGATACCAACCTGACGGAATAGACCTTCCATACCGAATGTACGAGCTTCATCACAGATGATAGGAACGATGTTCTTACCAATGTTCTTATCTTTAAGAAGGATGTTTAGCGTACGTACATAAGCCATAGTTGTAGAGATATCACGCTTCTGTTCACCTAGTAGAGGTGCGAATGCGTCTAGCTCAGGAACTTTGAATTCTTGAGTGAATTTAGGCAGACGTGCAGGCGTGTAACCTTGTAGGGCTTTACGACGAGCATGTAGGTATTCGTACTCAGCAGAACCTTCTTCAAGAGTTAGGTAAGGAAGCTCAGACACTTTCTCATCAGAAAGTAGGTCTTGTAGACCTAGACGGTCACGTAGGTATTGTACGTGAGTCATGTCCATCTTCTTAACACCGTGAGCGATGTTCTTACCTTCTGCAGCTTCACCCATGCCGTAACCTTTAACTGTTTTAGCTAGGATTACTGTTGGTTTGCCACCTGTCTCTTTTGCATTGTTGAATGCAGCGAACAGTTTAGAAGAATCGTGACCACCACGCTTCAGTTCGAAGATTTGGTCGTCAGTCATGTCTGCAACTAGTGCAGCCGTTTCTGGGTACTTACCAAAGAAGTGCTCACGTACGTATGCGCCATCTTTAGATTTGAATGTCTGGTAGTCACCATCGATAGTTTCGTTCATTAGTTGAAGAAGCTTACCAGTAGTGTCTTTAGCTAGTAGAGAATCCCAGTTGCTACCCCAGATAACTTTAACAACGTTCCAACCTGCGCCTTTGAATAGGCCTTCAAGTTCTTGGATGATGCTACCGTTACCCATTACAGGGCCGTCTAGACGCTGTAGGTTACAGTTGATTAGGAAACATAGGTTGTCTAGCTTCTCACGCGCAGCGAAAGAGATAGCACCACGTGATTCTGGCTCATCCATCTCACCGTCGCCTAGGAACGCGTATACGCGTTGCGCTGAAGTATCTTTAAGGCCACGGCCTTCTAGGTACTTAAGGAAACGAGCTTGGTAGATCGCAGAGATCGGACCTAGACCCATAGATACTGTAGGGAACTGCCAGAACTCAGGCATCAGTTTAGGGTGCGGGTAAGAAGGGATACCTTTACCATCAACTTCTTGACGGAAGTTATCTAGCTGCTCTTCAGTTAGACGACCTTCAACGAATGCACGAGAGTAGATACCAGGAGAGATGTGACCTTGGTAGTAAACTAGATCGCCACCGTCAGTCTCGTTTGGAGCACGGAAGAAGTGGTTGAAACATACTTCGTAGAACGCTGCTGCTGACTGGTAAGAAGCCATGTGACCACCAAGGTCTAGGTCTTTCTTAGAAGCACGCAATACGATCATGATTGCGTTCCAGCGAATAATCGAACGAATACGACGCTCAAGAGTTACGTCACCAGGGTAAGCTGGCTCTTGTGCTGCTGGAATTGTGTTGATGTAGTTTGTGTTGATGCCTGTAGCCATATCAACACCATCTAAACGCGCTTTATCTAGAACTTGTTCTAGTAAAAACTGTGCACGTTCTACACCTTCTTCACGTACTACTGACTCAAGAGCTTCTAACCAATCTTGAGTTTCCAGAGCATCAACGTCATGCTTCATGTCAGACATGGCGATCTATCCTTTTTGTTAGTTGGATTCTACTAAACACGTAAAAAGCCGAAGTATTACGGCTATTTACCCTGTTGAATTCGACGTAAAGAACGTTCGCGACGCGACTCTTCTTTGGTCAAATCCAGCAATGTTTCTTCGATGTAAGCTAAATGAGAGTGTGACATTTCACGAGCCTGTTCTGGCTGTCCTGAAACGATCGCATCCACAATGTTAGCTCGATGTATACTCACTTTCTCCACAACGTCTTTACGACGATGCAACAGCTTTAAATTTTCTAAGACATTTTGTTCGAGTAACGGAGCCAAACTACGAACAATGTGCAATAACACCACATTGTGCGCTGCCTCTGTTAAAGCAATAAGAAAAGCCATCACCGCTGCAGATTCGGCTTCAATATCACCCTTATCTTGCGCGCCGCGAATTTTTTCTTGGCATGCTTGAATTCGAGCAAAGTCTTCATCAGTGCCACGCAATGCCGCGAAGTAAGCCGAAATCCCTTCCATCGCATGACGCGATTCCAACAAGTCTAGTTGGGTTTCAGAATGGGAGGACAACAAATTAAGCAAAGGATCTGAAAAGCTTTTCCAGATATTTTCACTAACAAACGTACCTCCACCCTGACGGCGAGTAAGCAAGCGTTTTGCTTCTAAACGTTGTATCGCTTCTCGGATTGAAGGACGAGACACATCGAACTGTTTCGCCAGTTCGCGCTCAGGCGGCAGCTGCTGCCCTGGAGCCAGTGTTCCTTCCACTATCAACCTTTCTAACTCTTGTTCGATAACATCGGAGAGTTTTGGCTGACGAATCCTTTGATAAGCCATAGTTTGTTGTTCTTCTTTTTCTTCGCTGACAATTGGTAATACCAATTTTAAGTTGGGCAGAAATTAACATAATTAAAACGCCACTGTCCAGTGCAAAATTGACCTGCATCATAGAACACAGCGTGAATTAACCATGATTTAACAAATGAAATTTAAAACAGCAACCAAATTGGTCTTACCATTTACAGGAGTAATACTTTTGGGGAGTATTCGTGCTAGAAAGTTTCAGGATAAAAATGAATTGTTTCAGAAAGATTAGTATCACTTGTTCAAAAATCAAACCAAGCGCACATTTAGGGTCGAATTTCTGTTAATAAGTTTTAATAAATGAGTGTTTGATAAGCTCGTCACACTCTCTATTTATTGACGCTCTCCTCTTCACCACTTTCTTTACATCGCAACAACAAAAATTCACAAGTCATTATGCTAGGCGTTGATTATTCAACGCCCTACGACGGCAAGGCACTTTTCAAAAAGTAAGGCTTAAGCTTTGAGCTTTCCTTTAAATTTCGGCCAGTCGAAGACCAAACCAGGGTCTGTTTTACGTAGAGGTGCGATATATTGATGGCCAGTGATACGCTCGGTGGTGATTTGAGGGAAAGTCGATACGATCGTTTCTGTTAATTGGGCAAGCGCTTGATACTGCAGCTCGGTGTAAGCAACAAAATCACTGCCTTCCAGCTCAATACCAATAGAGTAATCATTGCACCTTTCGCGCCCAGCAAAGCTCGACTGGCCCGCATGCCAAGCTCGGTCTAAGAAAGAAACAAACTGCACCACTTCCCCATCGCGACGAATCAAGCAATGCGCCGAGACACCCATTTGGTGAATCACCTTAAAAAATGGATGTTCTGTAGGATCAAGTTTGCCCGTAAAAAACTGTTCTATGTAAGGCCCACCAAACTGACCCGGAGGTAAGCTAATGTTGTGAACCACCAGCAGAGAAACATCATCGACACTAGGTCTAGCATCAAAATACGGGGAAGGAACATGCCGAGCATTGTCATACCATCCGTTGGAGCTGATCGTCATCTTAGTCTCACTTTCTTTTCTGCTAGCACAATAAGATGTGACCTTGCCCATAGAGCAGTCGCGCTAGCCTCTTTAATTTGAAGTTAAGCAAGAGTATCATTCCATTCCCACTCCCTTTCAAGATTAGATTTGCGATGAAAAACACACATAACAGCCACCAACGCCTTGACTACTTAAAAGAGCAACTGCCTCTAGAGATCACTCGTGCAGTCGCTGAGACCATCAAAGAAGATCTAGGCGGAACATTAGATCCAGCGGCTGATATTACGGCAAGTCTAATCCCTGCAGACGCAATCAACAGCGCAACCATCATTACCCGCGAGCACGGCGTGTTCTGTGGTAAAGCGTGGGCTGATGAAGTGTTTAAGCAATTGGGCGGTGAAGTGGCTATCGAGTGGAACGTAGAAGATGGCGATAAGGTTGAACCAAACCAAACGCTTTGTACCCTAACTGGCCCAGCACGCGCACTATTAACCGGTGAGCGTAATGCAATGAACTTCATTCAAACGCTATCTGGCTGTGCGACTACTACTGCTATCTACGCAGACAAAATCAAACATACTGAATGCCGCCTGCTAGATACTCGCAAAACAATTCCTGGCCTACGTAGCGCACTGAAATACGCGGTCGCTTGTGGTGGCGGTTTCAACCACCGTATCGGCGTTTTCGATGCCTACCTAATCAAAGAAAACCACATCATCGCTTGTGGTGGTATTGAGAAAGCTATCTCTACAGCAAAAGAGTTGAATCCAGGTAAGCCAGTGGAAGTAGAAACGGAAAGCCTAGAAGAACTAGAGCAAGCGATCAGCGCGGGCGCAGACATTATCATGCTAGACAATTTCACCACAGACATGATGCGTGAAGCCGTTAAAGTCAACGCAGGACGAGCAGCACTAGAAAACTCTGGTAACGTAACTCTAGGTACGATTGCAGAGTTCGCTGAAACAGGCGTTGATTACATCTCTGTAGGCGCGTTAACTAAGCATCTAAAAGCAATGGATTTATCAATGAGATTCAAATCGTAATTGACTGAATAATAAATAATTTCTGTAAAGGCACTGTTGATGACAGTGCCTTTTTTATTGCCTTAATTATCAGTATTTCAAACCGTTATTTAAGTTGATCGCATAAATTTGCGCGCTATATGAAACACCACACTAATAAATACAAAACCACTCGCGACCACACCTGAACACCATTCCACTTCTACATTTCGACTTCTATTCTTTCCATCAACCAGTGCTTGCGCTGAAACAAACTAAAGAATGGAATTAGACAATGAATAACAAAAGAAAAAATCAGAAAGGTTTCACCTTAATTGAATTGATGATCGTGGTGGCGATTATAGGAATCTTGTCTGCGTTTGCTGTGCCGGCTTATCAAGATTATACGAAAAAAGCGACTCTATCAGAATTTCCAAAAGCAGCCGCTGCTGTAAAGATGGCAGTTGAACTGTGTGCTCACGAAAATGCATCTGATGCAGCATCATTTAAAACTAGCTGCATTTCAGACAACAACGGTGTTCCCGACGTGCTAACACTAAATAAGATGGAAATTAAAGCTATTGGCGGGAGCGCATCTGGAGCCGTAGATGTTCGTGTTAAGGCGTCAGCAGCTAAAGGGCCAA
Coding sequences within:
- a CDS encoding pilin, with protein sequence MNNKRKNQKGFTLIELMIVVAIIGILSAFAVPAYQDYTKKATLSEFPKAAAAVKMAVELCAHENASDAASFKTSCISDNNGVPDVLTLNKMEIKAIGGSASGAVDVRVKASAAKGPIKTGETYVMTATYAAEGITWEAKCYSDAGLTTAQDTYCP
- the pdhR gene encoding pyruvate dehydrogenase complex transcriptional repressor PdhR encodes the protein MAYQRIRQPKLSDVIEQELERLIVEGTLAPGQQLPPERELAKQFDVSRPSIREAIQRLEAKRLLTRRQGGGTFVSENIWKSFSDPLLNLLSSHSETQLDLLESRHAMEGISAYFAALRGTDEDFARIQACQEKIRGAQDKGDIEAESAAVMAFLIALTEAAHNVVLLHIVRSLAPLLEQNVLENLKLLHRRKDVVEKVSIHRANIVDAIVSGQPEQAREMSHSHLAYIEETLLDLTKEESRRERSLRRIQQGK
- the nadC gene encoding carboxylating nicotinate-nucleotide diphosphorylase encodes the protein MKNTHNSHQRLDYLKEQLPLEITRAVAETIKEDLGGTLDPAADITASLIPADAINSATIITREHGVFCGKAWADEVFKQLGGEVAIEWNVEDGDKVEPNQTLCTLTGPARALLTGERNAMNFIQTLSGCATTTAIYADKIKHTECRLLDTRKTIPGLRSALKYAVACGGGFNHRIGVFDAYLIKENHIIACGGIEKAISTAKELNPGKPVEVETESLEELEQAISAGADIIMLDNFTTDMMREAVKVNAGRAALENSGNVTLGTIAEFAETGVDYISVGALTKHLKAMDLSMRFKS
- the aceE gene encoding pyruvate dehydrogenase (acetyl-transferring), homodimeric type — protein: MSDMKHDVDALETQDWLEALESVVREEGVERAQFLLEQVLDKARLDGVDMATGINTNYINTIPAAQEPAYPGDVTLERRIRSIIRWNAIMIVLRASKKDLDLGGHMASYQSAAAFYEVCFNHFFRAPNETDGGDLVYYQGHISPGIYSRAFVEGRLTEEQLDNFRQEVDGKGIPSYPHPKLMPEFWQFPTVSMGLGPISAIYQARFLKYLEGRGLKDTSAQRVYAFLGDGEMDEPESRGAISFAAREKLDNLCFLINCNLQRLDGPVMGNGSIIQELEGLFKGAGWNVVKVIWGSNWDSLLAKDTTGKLLQLMNETIDGDYQTFKSKDGAYVREHFFGKYPETAALVADMTDDQIFELKRGGHDSSKLFAAFNNAKETGGKPTVILAKTVKGYGMGEAAEGKNIAHGVKKMDMTHVQYLRDRLGLQDLLSDEKVSELPYLTLEEGSAEYEYLHARRKALQGYTPARLPKFTQEFKVPELDAFAPLLGEQKRDISTTMAYVRTLNILLKDKNIGKNIVPIICDEARTFGMEGLFRQVGIYNPHGQEYTPEDKGIVSYYKEATSGQVLQEGINELGSMASWVAAATSYSTNDLPMIPFYIYYSMFGFQRIGDMAWLAGDQQARGFLLGATAGRTTLNGEGLQHEDGHSHIQANTIPNCISYDPTFAYELAVIMQDGIRRMYGPEQENVYYYLTVMNENYAMPAMPEGAEEGIRKGIYKLESHAGAKGKVQLMSSGTIMNEARKAAEILSEEYGVASDVFSVTSFNELTRDGQAVERDNMLHPEAEEKVPYITTVLGKEPAIAVTDYMKNYAEQVRAYMPTESYKVLGTDGFGRSDSRANLRRHFEVNAGYIVVAALTELAKRGDIEKSVVVEAIAKFDIDTEKTNPQYA
- the ampD gene encoding 1,6-anhydro-N-acetylmuramyl-L-alanine amidase AmpD is translated as MGKVTSYCASRKESETKMTISSNGWYDNARHVPSPYFDARPSVDDVSLLVVHNISLPPGQFGGPYIEQFFTGKLDPTEHPFFKVIHQMGVSAHCLIRRDGEVVQFVSFLDRAWHAGQSSFAGRERCNDYSIGIELEGSDFVAYTELQYQALAQLTETIVSTFPQITTERITGHQYIAPLRKTDPGLVFDWPKFKGKLKA